TGAAATTGATATTGTTGGTGTTATATCTGCAATTGAGATGGCATTACTTGAATCAGGTTTTGATGAGTTTAACCCCGGCGATGGTGTCCGTGCAGTTCAAAATGTCTTTGCTGAATATGAGAAAAGCAAATTAACTCAAAATGATGATGAAAAATTTTTAAGCTGTTGCCATTAAAACATAAATTTTTAGGGAAATGAAAATTTTAATCACAGATCCGATTGAAGAAAGCTGTGTTAATATCTTAAAAAGCGAGGGATTCACGGTTGATTTGAAGCCAGGTATCACAAAAGATGAAATTAAAAGAATAATTAACGATTATGTTGCTTTAATAGTGAGAAGCGGAACGAGGGTGACAGCAGACATTATAAATGAAGCGAAGAATTTGAAGATAATTGGTCGTGCAGGTGCGGGGGTTGACAACATTGATGTTGATGCAGCTACAAGGCGTGGGATAATCGTGATGAACACCCCTGGGGGAAATACGATATCTACGGCGGAACATACTATGAGTTTAATTCTTGCCCTCGCAAGGAACATACCTCAGGCATGTGAAGATTTAAAGTCTGGAAACTGGAACAGGAAGAAATTTATAGGTGTGGAGCTTTATGGTAAAACGATCGGGATAATTGGACTTGGACGGATAGGTCGTGAGGTTGCGATACGGTGTAAGGCTTTTGGAATGAATGTAATTGGTTATGATCCCGTGGTTTCATCCGAAGTCGCCAGGAAGTTCGGTGTTGAACTTGTTGCGGAACTTGATGAGATCTATAGGAGAAGCGATTTTATAACCGTTCATGTTCCTTTAAATGAAGAAACTCGTGGGATGATAGGGAAAAATGAACTTTTAAAGTGCAAGCGTGGAGTTAGAATAATAAACTGCGCTCGCGGTGGTATAATTGATGAAATGGCTTTGCTTGAAGCAATTGAATCTGGGCATGTTGCTGGTGCTGCGCTTGATGTTTTTTCTGAAGAACCTCCACCTAAAGATCATCCGCTGATAAAACATCCGAAAGTCATAGTTACACCACATCTTGGTGCAGCTACAGAGGAAGCACAGGAAAAAGTCGCAGTTCAAATTGCCCAACAAATTGTTGATGCCCTTAAGGAACGTGCGATCGTTGGGGCAGTAAACGCCGAAATTTTACAACTTGCGATGAATGAGGTAATAAAACCTTATCTTTTACTTGCTGAAAAAATCGGTCTATTCCAAGCACAGATTTTAAAGGGTAAGGTAAAGAGTGTTACGGGCATTTTTGTTGGTGAAATGCTTAAAAATTCATCACAGATATTAATTTCAGCATTTTTGAAGGGGATGTTAAATTACCTTATGAGCGAGCCAGTAAATTATATTAATGCACCTGTTATAGCAAGAGAGATAGGTTTAAGTGTGAGCGAAAAGGTAAGTGATGATAGCGGGAATTATACACATCTTTTGAGGTTTGAGGTTAAAACCGATAAGGAAACTAAAACTGTTTCTGGGACAGTGTTTGGAAATAATGACATAAGAATTGTTGGGGTTGATGAATTCCATTTTGAATTCAAGCCTGAGGGAATTTTGATTGTTTATTCAAATATTGATAAACCTGGAATGCTTGCATCTGTGAGCTCAATTCTTGCTCGTTCAGAAATTAACATAGCAGGTCTTTCCCTTGGAAGATATGGCGTTGGACAGAAGGCGTTGACCGTGATGAGTGTTGATAATGAAATTCCGCAGAATGTTTTACGTGAGATTTCATCAATAGATGGGATTTTTGATGTCAAAATTGTGAAGTTATAATTTGGCATAGTTTTTGACGCTTTGTTAAGTTCATTTCATATGAAAAATCTTGACAAAGTTGATTTAAGATGTTATATTTATTAGTGAACGAATGAAAACAAAGTTTGGAGGAGAAAAATTTGAAAACACTGATATTGGTTGCTTCTCCTAATCTCGCGAATGTAGACATCCTCTCATTGACTCTCCAAAATTTAAAACAAACATATCAGGAGGAATAAAGATATGTACCGCAAATTATTAGTTTTGTCACTTTTATTAATTTTGCCAGGATTGGTTTTGGCTCAGGTTGGTAAGATTGCTGGTAAAGTCGTTGACAGGGAAACAAAGGAGCCATTAATTGGGGCAAATGTGATAATTGAGGGGACAACGCTCGGTGCTTCAACTGACCTCAATGGTAACTATGTTATTTTAAATGTTCCGCCGGGAATTTACACTGTTAAGGCAAGTTATGTCGGTTATCAAACGATCACTGTTAGAAATGTTAGAGTAACTGTTGGGTTGACAACAGAAGTTAATTTTGAACTGCCAAGTGAAGCTATCCAGGTTCCAACTGTAGAAGTTGTAGCTGAAAGACCTTTGATTCAGAAGAACGCTACAAATGAAATAAGGGTTGTGCGTTCAGAAGATGTTCAGAACATGCCATTGCGTGGTTATACAAGCGTTGTTGCAATTCAAACTGGCGTTGTTCAGGTAGGTGGGACAATATATGTAAGAGGTGGGAGAAGTGAAGAGGTTGCGTACTATGTTGATGGTGTTTACTTCAACAACCCATATAACTATGCGAGAACTGGTGAAGTTGTTACAACGGCGATTGAGGAGGTATCCTATCAAGCGGGTGGCTTTAACGCTGAATATGGTTATGCGATGTCAGGTGTGGTTGTTACAACGACGAAGACTGGAGGTACGAAATATTCCGCAACGCTTGAATTAATCACAGATGAATATGGTGGCTTCTTTAGAAGCAAAGAGACAGGAAACCCGAACTTTCATAAGAAAAATGTTTTAACAGGAGCATATTCCCAGGGTTATAGCCTTTATTCAATCAGCCTTGGTGGTCCATTGATCCCAGGATATGATAAGATAAGGTTCTTTGGAGCGCTTGAGAGAACATTTATGAGAAATAGAAGACCATCGTTCTACGATGGAGTGCAGGCTACAGTTGTTGAAGGGCAGGATACATTTAATATCAATATACCTGCTGGGCTTTTAAGAGGTAATTCAACTTCAAGGTGGTTATTTAATGGAAACGTCGTGTTTGATTTCAAACCATTTAATCTGAGAATAGGTGGAACTTCATTCTTCAGGACCGATAGGGTTTACATACATTCATATTCTGCATATAACTATGATAGAATGCCAAGGGAGGAAGAAACCACACATGGATATTATGCGAAGTTAACACATACAATTTCCGCTTCAACATTTTATACATTGATGTTTAGCTGGTATAGGACATTTATAGAATCCGGTGATAACATCTGGTGGGATGACATTGAATCATATGGAGATAAGAATAAGAATCCACAACTTAGAGATTGGGGTAGAAATCAGCCATTTAGACCATTCTCACTTTTTGCGCAGGCGAATACAGTTTATCCAAACTACTCAAAGAATCTTTCAAGCTATGTTGGGGTAAAATTTGACATTTTACATCAGATTGGAAGAGTGCATGAGATTAAAGCAGGATTTGATTTGAGATATAATACGATTAGGGTTTATGGATTAAGGGCACTTGATATAGCAAATAATAGAAGAAACAACCCAACTGGTTCAAATGAAAATATCTATCAAACAGCTTTTGTGAATACGCTTGGTTATGATGTGACTGGCAAGACCGAAGTTAACACGGGTAGAAATGGAGCTAAGCATCCAATTGTTGGTGCAGCATATATTCAAGATAAGATTGAGTTGCCCGAGTTGATTTTAAATCTTGGCTTGCGTGTTGATTATATCAACCCAAATACAGATCAACTTGTTGATCCTACTAAGATCATACTTGAGTCAAAGGGTGATTGGTATGATATGGCAGATGCTAACTTTAAAGCATCAAAGCCTTATTATATCTTTGCTCCGAGATTAGGTATCTCATTCCCAGTTACTGATAGGACGGTATTCCATGCTCAGTATGGCGTGTTTAGCCAGGCGCCTCAGTTGAATTTATTCTATACAAGCACGATATTGTTTGCCCAGTATATCAGATCTGGTAACTATATCCGCGCAGGTAATCCAAACTTGAGACCACCCAAAACGATTGCCTATGAGGTTGGATTTGCTCAGCAGATAACAAGAAATGCAAGCTTTGACATCACAGCTTATTACAAGGAAACAAGGGACCTTATTCAAATTCAAAATATCCTTGCAACACCAACAGCATATGCAATGTATGTAAATGGTGACTATGGGACGATCAAGGGATTATCGTTTAGCTTTAACCTGAGGCGTACAAACAGAGTTGCGGCGGTTGTTAATTATACGCTCCAGTATGCAGCTGGAACTGGTTCAGCAGCGACAACAAACTTTAACATTGCATGGCTTGGTGGAAACTTCCCGACATTTGTTGCACCACTTGATTTTGATCAGCGTCATACTGGTAGCATAAATGTTGATTTCAGGACTGAAAAGGGTGATGGACCAACTGTTTTCGGAATCAAGCCATTTGAGTATCTTGGAATTAACCTTCTGTTTAGATTTGGTAGCGGATTACCATATACACCAGTTGAATACAGAAGCTATATCTATGGTCCAGGATGGCAAATTCCAAGAGCAGCTGTTAACTCGGGCTATGGTCCCTGGACAAGCCAACTTGATTTGAAGATTGATAGAGCGATTAGATTTGGAAGGGTTAACTTTGATATTTATCTCTGGGTTATTAACCTGTTTGACAGCAAGAATGTTTTGAGCGTGTACAATTCAACTGGTTTGCCGGACGCAGATGGATGGTTCAGAACTCCTGAGGGTGCTACATGGGCAGAGAATAACGGTCCAGAGGCAGTGAAATTGTATAACTATATGCTTGCGCACCCATATAACTTTGGTGAGCCAAGACAGGTAAGGTTTGGAATTCGCATTGATCTGTAGTTTTAACGGATGTGCCCCTTTTGGGGCACATCCATATCTGGATGAATTTAAAAAAATAAATCTTGGAGGACTAAATATGCGAAGAGTAATTACAATACTAATTTTGTTCACAGTTGTTCTTACCTTAACATCTATGGCTAAGGAGAAAAATTCTGAGAGAAGTAAAATTGCTACGTTTTTGAAATCAAGTGGGATTGTGCTTGAGAAATTTGATGGCAATAGGATTTCCAGTGATGTTGAGAATACGGGGCAATATGTAAGTTATCATAGGACAGGTGATGCTGGGCTTGAGTGGCCAAAGGGTTCACATATGACAGCTGACTTTGCAGCTGGGGTTTGGGTTGCTGGAAAGGTGAGAGGAACTGGTGAGTTAAGGACAGCAGCTGCTGAATATCAAGTTGAGTTTGAACCAGGGAAGATACTCCCGAATGGTCAACCTGACGATCCGAATAAGCCGGGGTATAAGATTTGGAAGATAAATAAGACCGATCTTTTTAATCCAGGTGATGATTATCTGAATTGGCCTGTTGAAGATGGTGCTCCTTGGGAGGATGTTGATGGGGATGGTGTTTTCACAAGGGGAGTTGATAGACCACTTTTAATGGGTGATCAGACATTGTGGATGGTCTTTAACGACGCTAACCCAGCTGCGCACAATATCTTTAAGACTCAACCGATGGGTCTTGAAGTTCAGATGACGATTTGGGGATATAACAGGGTTGATGCGTTTGGCGATATGATGTTTGTAAAGTGCGTGATAATTAACAAGAGCAATAATACTTATGATTCAACTTTTGTTGCTCTCTGGGATGATCCCGACCTTGGATATGCAGGTGATGATTTTGTTGGTTGTGATACAACTTTAAGTTTGGGTTATTGCTATAATGCTTCTAATACTGATAATGTTTACGGTTCTGCACCACCGGCAATTGGGAGAGATTTCTTCCAGGGTGTGAAGGTATACACGGGTGATCCGAACGATTCAGCCAAGGCATTTGGCAGGTGGTGGAAGGGATATAAAAATCTTCCGATGTATGCATTTACATTTTACTGGAATGGAGCTCCATTCCCATATCGTGATCCTGAATTTGCAGATGAGGCATATAATTTCATGAAGGGGTTCCTTGCAGATGGAACTCCTTATGTTGATCCAAATACAAATCAAGCGACAAGATTTGTTTTCCCAGGCGATCCTGAGACAAGAACTGGTTGGCTTGATGGGACAAGGGTTGGTCCTACGACTTTAGCGCCAGGTGATAGAAGATTTTTAATGTCAAATGGTCCATTTACTCTTGCCCCTGGTGATACACAGGAAATTGTTTTTGGTTTGCTTATTGCAAGGGGTTCAAGCAATGTTAATAGCGTGACCGTTTTGAAGCTCATTGATAGACAGGCGCAAATAGCTTATGATATTGATTTTAAGCTTCCTCCAACACCACCATTCCCGAATGTTCAAGTTGCTGAGCTTGATAGGGAAATTGTGCTTTACTGGCCATACGATCCAAGAATTGATGAATATAGTGAAATTGATTTGATTGATGTTGACGAGCAAGGAAGACCGACAAGATATAACTTTGAGGGCTTTATCGTTTATCAATTTGACTCCCCAACTCAACCAACAAAATGGACAAGAATTGCGGTTTTTGATGTTATAAATGATGTTAAAGAAATCAAGGATTGGGTATTTGATCCAGTTAGGGGTGAAAACATTGAAGTTACGGTTGTAAAAGGCACAGATAGTGGTATTGAAAGGACAATTAGAATAAAGAAGGATTATCTCAATGATAAACCTCTTGTTAACGGAAGACCTTATTACTTTGCTGTAACTGCGTATGCTTATAACCCGTATGGTGTGCCAAGATTTTATGAGAGTGCAAGAAATATAATAACAGTTATCCCAAGACCTGTTAGCCCTGGTGTAAGATATACAAGCACAGTTGGCGATACTGTGCAAGCTGTTCATAAACAAGGTGTAAGTGATGGCGAGGTGTTTGGCATTGTTGTTGACCCGACAAAGTTAACAGGGCATAAATATGAGGTAAGATTTGAAGAAGTTGGCGGAGAAATCACCTGGAAACTTGTTGATGTCACGGCTAATCAGGTTAAGTTAAGTGGTCAGACAAATCAAAGCGGAGATGGTAACTATACTGTAGTGGATGGAATACAATTTAAGGTTGTTGGACCACCGGCTGGACCAAAAGGTTGGGCATGGACAAAAGGAACGAGGAAATTAACATGGGCAAATGCTGATATCATGACAAGCTTTGGTTTGCCGGAGCATTTGTTCACATTTAATGGCGCATTTGGCTATATTTCACCATATGGTTTGTTTGTAAGCGGTCATGAACATAGCGATGTTGTTACGCCTGATAAGTTGAGGAATATAAGAATTCTTTTTGCTGATACCGACACAGATGGTAACATCACAGGGGCACCTGAAAATGCATCATTTGGGTATAGATATTTGCGTAGGGCTAATGCAGCGCCAGCTAAGCCTGAATTTGCACCATTTATTAAAAATCCAGCTGGAGGATATGCGTTTCAAGAGTTTGGTTTAAATGGGCAAAAGAATGTCCCACTTGCGGTATATGATATAGAAGCAAATCCACCAAGAAGACTTGCTGTTGGTTTCTTGGAAAACAATGTTGCAAATGGTCTTGTTGATGGAAAGTATTGGCCTGGTGATTATAATGTCTATGATAACATTGGATCAAGCGGTCCACGTGAATGGTTATTCATATTTGATGTTGATTATAGTGAAACACAAGATAATAATTTGGCAAGGGATATATTGAGCAACGATCTGCCAGTTATGTATATGGCTACATGGAACAGGAGAGGTAATGTTGCATTTAGCAGTGGTGATGAGCTTGAAATATATGCGAATCATCCGAACACGGTCAATGATGTATTTGAGATAACTGCTCCTTCAGCGCCAACATATTCAGTTGAAACTGCGAAGTCTGACCTTGAGAAGGTTAACGCGTTCCCGAACCCATATTTTGGTGCGTCGCCACTTGAGAAGGAGATAACTGAGGCATTTATAACCTTCACAAGATTACCGAACAAGTGCACAATCAGGATATTTACAGTTGCTGGCGATCTTATTAGAACAATTCAAAAGGATGATGACAGCCCTTATGCTAGATGGGATCTAAGAAATGAAGCTGGTGTGCCAGTTGCAAGTGGAATTTATATTGTTCATGTTGATGTTCCTGGTGTTGGCAGTAAGATTTTGAAGGTTGTCGTCTTCCAGAGAGAGGAAAGATTGAGATACTTCTAATTTGAGACCACCCGGCGTCATAAAGGCGCCGGGGTTTGGAGTTTTAAAATTTAAAAATAAAACAATGGAGTGAGGAAAATGTTGAGAAAAATAATACTAACATTAATAGGTTTGTTTGTAATTTTAACATCTCTTGATGCAGGGACAAGCAAGCGTAAGGGAACAGCAGGAGCTGAGGAGTTGAGAATTCCTGTGGGTTCAAGAGGAGTTGCTCTTGGTGGTGGAGTTGTTGCAGAAGTTCAAGGGGTTGATGCGCTCTATTGGAATCCTGCTGGTGCAAGTTTTGTCAATAAATCAGCTGAAGCGATGTTTTCACATGTTTCATGGATTGCTGATATGAAAGTCAACTACCTTGCTGTGATTGCTAATTTTGGTGGTGTTGGTGTTTTTGGTTTAAGTTTAAAATCGCTTGATTTTGGTGAGATTCCGCTTACAACTGTTGACGCCCCAGATGGAACCGGGGAAACATTTAGTCCGAACTATTTAACTGCTGCTCTTTCCTATAGCAGGAGAATGACGGATAGAATTTATGTTGGTGCTAATTTTAAACTTATAAGTGAGAGAATTTTGAGAGAATCGGCAGTTGGTTTTGCTGTTGATATTGGTTTGCAGTATCGTCTTGAGAGTGGTTTAAGGTTTGGTGCGGTGATGAAAAATGTTGGCGGAAATATGAAGTTTGACGGTCCAGACCTTGAGTGGGGAGTTGTTATACCAGGTTCTGAGCCGGGTTCTCCTGTTAGGTCGTTGAGAGTTCCACTTCAAGAATTTGAACTTCCTGCAGCTTTTGAGCTTGGATTTGCTTATAATTTAAAAGTTGGTGAATCTCATTCATTCACACTTGCTGGAAGCTTCCAAAACAATAACTTTACGCTTGATGAATATAAGGGTGGGCTTGAGTATTCATTCAACAATATGCTCTTCTTAAGACTTGGTTATTCTTATGTAAATGAAACAGATTATGTTTTTAACTCGCCAACTTTTGGTGTTGGTTTAAATATACCGCTTGGTGGGACGCTTGAAGCAAGCATTGAGTATACATATAGAAAAGTTAAATTCTTCAACAATAATCAATTCCTTACGCTTAGATTTGCGATGTGAGCTTTGCTTTTACTCAGCGGGAC
This genomic interval from Candidatus Kryptobacter tengchongensis contains the following:
- a CDS encoding D-3-phosphoglycerate dehydrogenase, with translation MKILITDPIEESCVNILKSEGFTVDLKPGITKDEIKRIINDYVALIVRSGTRVTADIINEAKNLKIIGRAGAGVDNIDVDAATRRGIIVMNTPGGNTISTAEHTMSLILALARNIPQACEDLKSGNWNRKKFIGVELYGKTIGIIGLGRIGREVAIRCKAFGMNVIGYDPVVSSEVARKFGVELVAELDEIYRRSDFITVHVPLNEETRGMIGKNELLKCKRGVRIINCARGGIIDEMALLEAIESGHVAGAALDVFSEEPPPKDHPLIKHPKVIVTPHLGAATEEAQEKVAVQIAQQIVDALKERAIVGAVNAEILQLAMNEVIKPYLLLAEKIGLFQAQILKGKVKSVTGIFVGEMLKNSSQILISAFLKGMLNYLMSEPVNYINAPVIAREIGLSVSEKVSDDSGNYTHLLRFEVKTDKETKTVSGTVFGNNDIRIVGVDEFHFEFKPEGILIVYSNIDKPGMLASVSSILARSEINIAGLSLGRYGVGQKALTVMSVDNEIPQNVLREISSIDGIFDVKIVKL
- a CDS encoding Outer membrane receptor proteins, mostly Fe transport translates to MYRKLLVLSLLLILPGLVLAQVGKIAGKVVDRETKEPLIGANVIIEGTTLGASTDLNGNYVILNVPPGIYTVKASYVGYQTITVRNVRVTVGLTTEVNFELPSEAIQVPTVEVVAERPLIQKNATNEIRVVRSEDVQNMPLRGYTSVVAIQTGVVQVGGTIYVRGGRSEEVAYYVDGVYFNNPYNYARTGEVVTTAIEEVSYQAGGFNAEYGYAMSGVVVTTTKTGGTKYSATLELITDEYGGFFRSKETGNPNFHKKNVLTGAYSQGYSLYSISLGGPLIPGYDKIRFFGALERTFMRNRRPSFYDGVQATVVEGQDTFNINIPAGLLRGNSTSRWLFNGNVVFDFKPFNLRIGGTSFFRTDRVYIHSYSAYNYDRMPREEETTHGYYAKLTHTISASTFYTLMFSWYRTFIESGDNIWWDDIESYGDKNKNPQLRDWGRNQPFRPFSLFAQANTVYPNYSKNLSSYVGVKFDILHQIGRVHEIKAGFDLRYNTIRVYGLRALDIANNRRNNPTGSNENIYQTAFVNTLGYDVTGKTEVNTGRNGAKHPIVGAAYIQDKIELPELILNLGLRVDYINPNTDQLVDPTKIILESKGDWYDMADANFKASKPYYIFAPRLGISFPVTDRTVFHAQYGVFSQAPQLNLFYTSTILFAQYIRSGNYIRAGNPNLRPPKTIAYEVGFAQQITRNASFDITAYYKETRDLIQIQNILATPTAYAMYVNGDYGTIKGLSFSFNLRRTNRVAAVVNYTLQYAAGTGSAATTNFNIAWLGGNFPTFVAPLDFDQRHTGSINVDFRTEKGDGPTVFGIKPFEYLGINLLFRFGSGLPYTPVEYRSYIYGPGWQIPRAAVNSGYGPWTSQLDLKIDRAIRFGRVNFDIYLWVINLFDSKNVLSVYNSTGLPDADGWFRTPEGATWAENNGPEAVKLYNYMLAHPYNFGEPRQVRFGIRIDL